Proteins from one Paraburkholderia sp. BL10I2N1 genomic window:
- the icd gene encoding NADP-dependent isocitrate dehydrogenase, producing MPYQHIKVPTGGDKITVNADYSLNVSDQPIIPYIEGDGTGFDITPVMIKVVDAAVEKAYAGKKKIHWMEIYAGEKATKVYGPDVWLPEETLEVLKEYVVSIKGPLTTPVGGGIRSLNVALRQDLDLYVCLRPVQYFKGVPSPVREPEKTNMVIFRENSEDIYAGIEWAAESEQAKKVIKFLQEEMGVKKIRFPETSGIGIKPVSREGTERLVRKAIQYAIDNDRRSVTLVHKGNIMKFTEGAFRDYGYALAQKEFGAELVDGGPWMKFKNPKTGSDIVVKDVIADAFLQQILLRPAEYDVIATLNLNGDYISDALAAQVGGIGIAPGANLSDSVAMFEATHGTAPKYAGKDYVNPGSEILSAEMMLRHMGWTEAADVIIAAMETSILQKRVTYDFARLMEGATQVSCSGFGQVLIENM from the coding sequence ATGCCGTATCAGCACATCAAGGTTCCGACGGGCGGTGACAAGATCACTGTCAACGCGGATTACTCGCTCAACGTATCCGACCAGCCGATCATTCCGTACATCGAAGGCGATGGCACGGGCTTCGACATCACGCCGGTGATGATCAAGGTGGTGGACGCTGCTGTCGAAAAGGCGTATGCGGGCAAGAAGAAAATTCACTGGATGGAAATCTATGCAGGGGAGAAGGCCACCAAGGTGTATGGCCCGGACGTGTGGCTGCCGGAAGAAACGCTTGAGGTACTGAAGGAATACGTGGTCTCGATCAAGGGACCGCTGACGACGCCCGTGGGCGGTGGTATTCGCTCGCTGAACGTTGCGCTGCGTCAGGATCTCGACCTGTACGTCTGCCTGCGCCCGGTGCAGTACTTCAAGGGCGTGCCTTCGCCGGTGCGTGAACCGGAGAAGACCAACATGGTGATCTTCCGCGAAAACTCGGAAGACATCTACGCCGGCATCGAATGGGCCGCGGAATCGGAGCAGGCGAAGAAGGTCATCAAGTTCCTGCAGGAAGAAATGGGCGTGAAGAAGATCCGCTTCCCGGAAACATCGGGTATCGGTATCAAGCCGGTCTCGCGCGAAGGCACGGAGCGCCTGGTTCGCAAGGCGATCCAGTACGCGATCGACAACGATCGCCGCTCGGTGACGCTGGTTCACAAGGGCAACATCATGAAGTTCACGGAAGGCGCATTCCGTGACTACGGCTACGCACTGGCGCAGAAGGAATTCGGCGCAGAGCTGGTCGACGGCGGCCCGTGGATGAAGTTCAAGAACCCGAAGACGGGCAGCGACATCGTCGTCAAGGACGTGATTGCCGATGCGTTCCTGCAGCAGATCCTGCTGCGTCCGGCCGAATACGATGTGATCGCCACGCTGAACCTGAACGGCGACTACATTTCGGACGCGCTGGCAGCACAGGTCGGCGGTATAGGCATCGCGCCGGGCGCGAACCTGTCGGATTCCGTCGCGATGTTCGAAGCGACGCACGGTACGGCGCCGAAGTACGCAGGCAAGGATTACGTGAACCCGGGTTCGGAGATCCTGTCGGCGGAGATGATGCTGCGCCACATGGGCTGGACTGAAGCAGCAGATGTGATCATTGCTGCAATGGAAACGTCGATTCTGCAGAAGCGTGTCACATATGACTTCGCGCGTCTGATGGAAGGCGCGACGCAGGTGTCGTGCTCGGGCTTCGGCCAGGTGTTGATTGAAAATATGTAA
- the cspD gene encoding cold shock domain-containing protein CspD — translation MATGTVKWFNDAKGFGFITPDEGGEDLFAHFSAIQMNGFKTLKEGQKVSFEVVQGPKGKQASNIQAAA, via the coding sequence ATGGCAACTGGTACGGTCAAATGGTTCAATGACGCGAAAGGTTTCGGATTCATTACGCCCGACGAAGGCGGTGAGGATCTGTTTGCGCACTTTTCGGCTATCCAGATGAACGGGTTCAAAACCCTCAAGGAAGGCCAGAAGGTAAGCTTCGAGGTCGTGCAAGGCCCCAAAGGCAAACAGGCATCGAACATCCAGGCTGCTGCCTGA
- the clpA gene encoding ATP-dependent Clp protease ATP-binding subunit ClpA: protein MIAQELEVSLHMAFMEARQARHEFITVEHLLLALLDNPTAAEVLRACAANIEDLRQNLRNFIHDNTPTVPGTDDVDTQPTLGFQRVIQRAIMHVQSTSNGKKEVTGANVLVAIFGEKDSHAVYYLQQQGVTRLDVVNFISHGIAKTNSADAAKASDSNAESDEAAAQKETPLAQFTQNLNQMAKDGRIDPLIGRESEVERVVQVLCRRRKNNPLLVGEAGVGKTAIAEGLAWRITRGEVPDILADAQVYSLDMGALLAGTKYRGDFEQRLKTVLKELKERPHAILFIDEIHTLIGAGAASGGTLDASNLLKPALSSGTLKCIGATTFTEYRGIFEKDAALSRRFQKIDVTEPTVEQTVAILRGLKSRFEEHHGVKYSSGALSAAAELSARFITDRHLPDKAIDVIDEAGAAQRILPKSKQKKTIGKGEIEEIISKIARVPAQSVSQDDRSKLQTLDRDLKSVVFGQDPAIDALSAAIKMARAGLGKTDKPIGAFLFSGPTGVGKTEVARQLAFTLGIELIRFDMSEYMERHAVSRLIGAPPGYVGFDQGGLLTEAVTKKPHCVLLLDEIEKAHPDIYNVLLQVMDHGTLTDNNGRKADFRNVIIIMTTNAGAESMNKSTIGFTSRRETGDEMVEIKRMFTPEFRNRLDATISFRSLDEEIIMRVVDKFLMQLEDQLHEKKVDALFTDALRKHLAKHGFDPLMGARPMQRLIQDTIRRALADELLFGKLMSGGRVTVDVDADDKVQLTFDEQPAPRNPNPEAVEVE from the coding sequence ATGATTGCCCAGGAACTGGAAGTCAGCCTGCACATGGCGTTCATGGAAGCACGCCAGGCGCGGCATGAGTTCATAACGGTCGAACATCTTTTACTGGCCCTGTTGGACAATCCGACGGCAGCAGAAGTGTTGCGCGCGTGTGCGGCCAACATCGAAGATCTGCGCCAGAACCTGCGCAACTTCATTCATGACAACACGCCGACCGTGCCTGGCACGGACGACGTCGATACGCAGCCGACACTCGGCTTCCAGCGCGTGATTCAACGCGCGATCATGCATGTTCAGTCGACTTCGAACGGCAAGAAGGAAGTTACCGGCGCGAACGTCCTTGTCGCCATTTTTGGCGAGAAGGATTCGCACGCGGTCTACTACCTGCAGCAGCAGGGCGTGACACGTCTCGATGTGGTGAACTTCATTTCGCATGGCATCGCCAAGACGAACAGCGCGGACGCCGCGAAAGCGAGCGATTCGAATGCCGAGTCCGACGAAGCTGCTGCGCAGAAGGAAACACCGCTCGCGCAATTCACGCAGAACCTGAACCAGATGGCGAAAGACGGCCGCATCGATCCGCTGATTGGACGCGAGTCGGAAGTCGAGCGCGTGGTGCAGGTGCTGTGCCGTCGACGCAAGAACAATCCGCTGCTGGTCGGTGAGGCTGGCGTCGGCAAGACGGCGATCGCCGAAGGGCTCGCCTGGCGCATCACGCGCGGCGAAGTGCCGGACATTCTTGCCGACGCGCAGGTGTACTCGCTCGACATGGGGGCGCTGCTGGCGGGCACCAAGTATCGGGGCGACTTCGAGCAGCGTCTGAAGACGGTTCTCAAGGAATTGAAGGAGCGTCCGCACGCGATTCTCTTCATCGACGAAATCCACACGCTGATCGGCGCAGGCGCTGCGTCGGGCGGCACGCTGGATGCGTCGAACCTGCTGAAGCCGGCGTTGTCGTCGGGCACGCTGAAGTGCATCGGTGCAACTACCTTCACGGAATATCGCGGCATTTTCGAAAAGGACGCGGCGTTGTCGCGTCGTTTCCAGAAGATCGACGTAACCGAGCCGACCGTCGAGCAGACGGTGGCGATTCTGCGCGGCCTCAAGTCGCGTTTCGAAGAGCACCACGGCGTGAAGTATTCGTCGGGCGCGCTGTCGGCGGCGGCTGAGCTGTCGGCGCGCTTCATCACCGATCGTCATCTGCCGGACAAGGCCATCGACGTGATCGACGAAGCGGGTGCCGCGCAACGCATCCTGCCGAAGTCGAAGCAGAAGAAGACGATCGGCAAGGGCGAGATCGAGGAAATCATCTCGAAGATTGCGCGTGTGCCGGCGCAAAGCGTGTCGCAGGACGACCGCAGCAAGCTGCAGACGCTCGATCGAGATCTGAAGAGTGTCGTGTTCGGGCAGGACCCGGCCATCGACGCGCTGTCGGCGGCCATCAAGATGGCGCGTGCTGGCCTCGGCAAGACGGACAAGCCGATTGGCGCGTTCCTGTTCTCCGGTCCGACCGGTGTCGGCAAGACCGAAGTTGCGCGGCAACTCGCGTTCACGCTCGGCATCGAGCTGATCCGTTTCGACATGTCGGAATACATGGAACGTCACGCGGTGAGCCGGTTGATCGGCGCGCCGCCAGGCTATGTCGGTTTCGACCAGGGCGGACTGCTCACCGAAGCTGTCACGAAGAAGCCACATTGCGTGCTGTTGCTCGACGAAATCGAGAAGGCGCATCCGGACATCTACAACGTGCTGCTGCAGGTGATGGATCACGGCACGTTGACGGACAACAACGGTCGCAAGGCTGACTTCCGCAACGTCATTATCATCATGACGACGAATGCGGGCGCTGAGTCGATGAACAAGTCGACGATCGGCTTCACGTCGCGCCGCGAGACCGGCGACGAGATGGTCGAGATCAAGCGCATGTTCACGCCGGAGTTCCGTAACCGTCTGGACGCGACGATCAGCTTCCGCTCGCTCGATGAAGAAATCATCATGCGTGTGGTCGACAAGTTCCTGATGCAGCTCGAAGACCAGCTGCATGAGAAGAAGGTCGATGCGCTCTTCACCGACGCGCTGCGCAAGCATCTCGCGAAGCACGGTTTCGATCCGCTGATGGGCGCGCGTCCGATGCAGCGTCTGATCCAGGACACGATCCGTCGTGCACTGGCTGATGAACTGCTGTTCGGCAAGCTGATGAGCGGTGGCCGCGTCACGGTGGACGTCGATGCCGACGACAAGGTGCAGTTGACCTTCGACGAGCAGCCGGCTCCGCGCAATCCGAATCCGGAAGCGGTCGAAGTCGAATAA
- a CDS encoding LLM class flavin-dependent oxidoreductase, with the protein MTLLSVLDQTPVIDGHSVADAIAATIELAQLADDLGYTRYWCAEHHGLRGVSNPCPEVMLARLGSVTTRIRLGSGGVMLPYYSPFKVAEQFLMLEALFPNRIDLGVGRAPGGDMRTAQAVAAGSYNRGDIFPQQVADLVGLVNGTLPPEHIARGVLLQPQIDTRPQLWVLGSSDFGGMLAAQLGIRFSFAHFINAHFGHQVAQTYRERFKPGNEAKAYLAAAVFVICADTEQEAADLEKAVDLRRVQMAHGLNTPIPSIEQGLAQEYGEREQLVIDREKPRSIIGTPEAVTERLHALEEQFQADELIVLTVAGSYRARLRSYELLADAFQLAR; encoded by the coding sequence ATGACGCTACTTTCCGTGCTCGATCAAACGCCCGTGATCGACGGGCACTCAGTGGCGGACGCGATCGCCGCCACCATCGAACTCGCGCAACTCGCTGACGATCTCGGCTACACGCGCTACTGGTGCGCCGAGCATCATGGCCTGCGCGGCGTGTCGAATCCCTGTCCAGAGGTGATGCTGGCGCGCCTCGGCAGCGTGACCACGCGCATAAGGCTCGGCTCTGGCGGCGTCATGCTGCCGTACTACAGCCCATTCAAGGTCGCCGAGCAGTTCCTGATGCTCGAAGCGCTCTTCCCGAACCGGATCGATCTGGGTGTCGGCCGCGCGCCGGGTGGGGACATGCGCACTGCGCAGGCCGTCGCGGCCGGCAGCTACAACCGCGGCGACATTTTCCCGCAGCAGGTCGCCGATCTCGTCGGACTGGTGAACGGCACATTGCCGCCCGAGCACATCGCGCGTGGCGTGCTGCTGCAACCGCAGATCGACACCCGCCCGCAGCTGTGGGTGCTCGGCTCGAGCGACTTCGGCGGGATGCTTGCGGCCCAACTCGGTATCCGCTTCTCGTTCGCTCATTTCATCAACGCGCATTTCGGGCATCAGGTCGCGCAGACGTATCGGGAACGCTTCAAGCCCGGCAACGAAGCCAAAGCGTATCTCGCCGCCGCCGTGTTCGTGATCTGCGCCGACACCGAACAGGAAGCCGCCGATCTGGAGAAAGCCGTCGACCTGCGTCGCGTGCAGATGGCGCACGGATTGAACACGCCGATCCCGTCGATCGAACAGGGGCTTGCGCAGGAATACGGCGAACGCGAGCAGCTGGTGATCGACCGCGAAAAACCACGCAGCATCATCGGTACGCCGGAGGCTGTCACCGAACGGTTGCACGCGCTGGAGGAACAATTCCAGGCTGACGAACTGATCGTGCTAACGGTGGCCGGCAGCTACCGCGCACGGCTTCGCTCTTACGAACTTCTCGCCGACGCGTTCCAGCTGGCACGCTGA
- a CDS encoding pseudouridine synthase, with protein sequence MPLIALNKPFGTICQFSPHETRASLADWVKTPGVYPAGRLDSDSEGLLLLTDDGSLQARIAEPRHKLVKRYWAQVEGAPANSDLKTLARGVDLGDYVTRPCRVDFVDPPATLWARTPPVRFRAAIPTTWIELSITEGKNRQVRRMTAAVGFPTLRLVRVGIGALDIFALGLLPGEHVELPPRAPWDGTV encoded by the coding sequence ATGCCCCTGATCGCTCTCAACAAGCCGTTCGGCACAATCTGCCAGTTCTCGCCGCACGAAACGCGCGCCTCGCTGGCCGACTGGGTCAAGACTCCGGGTGTCTATCCGGCGGGACGACTCGACTCCGATAGCGAAGGCCTGCTGCTCCTGACAGACGACGGCTCGCTGCAGGCGCGCATCGCCGAGCCGCGGCACAAACTCGTCAAGCGGTACTGGGCCCAGGTAGAGGGCGCGCCGGCAAACAGCGATCTGAAGACCCTCGCGCGCGGCGTCGATCTTGGTGATTATGTGACGCGCCCGTGTCGCGTGGATTTCGTCGACCCGCCCGCAACGCTCTGGGCGCGCACCCCGCCCGTCCGCTTTCGCGCGGCCATTCCCACGACCTGGATCGAACTCTCGATCACCGAAGGCAAGAACCGGCAGGTACGGCGCATGACTGCGGCGGTTGGTTTTCCAACGCTGCGTCTCGTGCGCGTCGGAATCGGTGCGCTCGATATTTTTGCGCTGGGTCTCTTGCCAGGCGAGCACGTCGAACTACCACCACGGGCGCCGTGGGATGGCACGGTGTGA
- the clpS gene encoding ATP-dependent Clp protease adapter ClpS — MAIIPDKQDGTVLERQEQKLKPPSMYKVVLLNDDFTPMEFVVMIVQEYFNKDRETATQVMLKVHREGRGVCGVYTRDIASTKVEQVVTHARQAGHPLQCVMEEA, encoded by the coding sequence ATGGCGATTATTCCGGACAAGCAGGACGGCACCGTACTGGAGCGGCAGGAACAAAAGCTGAAACCGCCATCCATGTATAAGGTGGTGCTGTTGAATGACGACTTCACGCCAATGGAATTTGTCGTGATGATCGTGCAGGAGTATTTCAATAAAGATCGCGAGACGGCAACGCAGGTAATGTTGAAGGTACATCGCGAAGGTCGGGGGGTTTGTGGGGTCTACACGCGGGACATCGCGTCGACCAAAGTCGAGCAAGTCGTTACCCACGCACGGCAGGCCGGGCATCCGCTGCAGTGTGTGATGGAGGAAGCATGA
- the dut gene encoding dUTP diphosphatase, with the protein MKLDLKILDARMRDQLPAYATTGSAGLDLRACLNEPLTLKPGETALVPTGLAIHVGDPGYAAVILPRSGLGHKHGIVLGNLVGLIDSDYQGQLMISTWNRGQTEFTLNPMERLAQLVIVPVVQAEFNIVDDFAESERGAGGFGSTGKH; encoded by the coding sequence ATGAAACTCGACCTGAAGATTCTCGATGCGCGCATGCGCGACCAGCTACCCGCATACGCGACAACCGGCAGCGCGGGCCTCGACCTGCGCGCGTGCCTCAACGAACCGTTGACACTGAAGCCGGGTGAAACGGCGCTCGTGCCGACGGGGCTTGCGATTCACGTCGGCGATCCGGGCTATGCCGCGGTGATCTTGCCGCGCTCGGGTCTCGGCCACAAGCATGGCATCGTGCTGGGGAATCTGGTCGGTTTGATCGACTCGGATTATCAGGGGCAACTGATGATCTCGACGTGGAATCGTGGACAAACCGAATTCACGCTCAATCCGATGGAGCGTCTCGCGCAGCTCGTGATCGTTCCGGTCGTGCAGGCCGAGTTCAACATCGTCGATGATTTTGCGGAAAGCGAGCGCGGTGCCGGGGGGTTTGGCAGCACCGGCAAGCACTGA
- a CDS encoding DUF192 domain-containing protein, with the protein MRIPLRSLIARFAFAVALPIAALSFAAAGSNDAHAQQMPPGAKQPGDFPRVKLTAGMFVIDAAVAANDADREQGLMYRTKLAPNEGMLFVFNENAVHCFWMKNTLIPLSVAFIRADGTITDIDEMQAETTNNHCPKNNGVYVLEMSKGWFASKGIKPGMQIQGLPAPQ; encoded by the coding sequence GTGCGAATTCCCCTGCGCTCACTCATCGCGCGCTTCGCGTTCGCGGTTGCATTGCCCATCGCTGCCCTCTCGTTCGCGGCCGCTGGTTCGAATGACGCGCATGCGCAGCAGATGCCGCCAGGCGCCAAACAGCCCGGTGACTTTCCACGCGTGAAGCTCACGGCAGGCATGTTCGTGATCGACGCCGCCGTCGCCGCCAACGATGCGGACCGAGAACAGGGCCTCATGTATCGCACGAAGCTCGCGCCGAACGAAGGCATGCTGTTCGTCTTCAACGAAAACGCCGTGCACTGCTTCTGGATGAAGAACACGTTGATCCCGCTCTCGGTTGCGTTCATCCGTGCCGACGGCACGATCACCGACATCGACGAGATGCAGGCGGAGACCACCAACAATCATTGCCCGAAGAACAACGGCGTCTATGTGCTTGAGATGAGCAAGGGCTGGTTTGCGTCAAAGGGCATCAAGCCGGGAATGCAGATCCAGGGTCTGCCTGCGCCGCAATAA
- a CDS encoding multicopper oxidase family protein, with amino-acid sequence MSRRQFLARSLSAVLASLFARGVFAQHAGHSMPDMPDMDDMPGMSGTQHAEPSVKKTSPVTLASPDALPKGAPLADLRKLPNESRERGFFRATLIAEPVSREVLPGLPTTFWQYNPANGDTTHGPFTGPLIDVREGDTVEIRFVNRLPQPSTIHWHGLPVPPDQDGNPANMVAPGATHVYRFTLPAGSAGTYWYHPHPHMMSAEQVFRGLAGPIIVRAADDPLAGWPERTLFFSDLRLASDGSIPPNDLMDWMNGREGQFVLVNGALRPRITVVEDERWRLWNACSARYLRFSLGDKQRFAQVGTDGGLLEKPRDGLTELLLAPGERAEVIVRAGDAPSEATLTAEVYDRRKMAMSHGSLPPDPARALAAVNYQPLAGASERAIPATLRTIMSLGAPVARKSVVFSESMDMAAMHRPGASARGMPAGMKFMINGATFDPERVTLTSRRNEVELWSIENRTDMDHPFHLHGTQFQVIERERGGAKIPEPYLAWRDTVNVQPDEIVRIATVQNTAGERMFHCHILEHEDLGMMGTLKVI; translated from the coding sequence ATGAGTCGCAGGCAATTTCTCGCGCGCTCGCTGAGCGCCGTTCTCGCGTCGCTGTTTGCGCGCGGCGTCTTTGCGCAGCACGCAGGCCATTCGATGCCGGACATGCCCGATATGGACGACATGCCGGGCATGTCCGGCACGCAGCATGCTGAACCATCAGTCAAAAAAACGTCACCGGTCACACTCGCGTCCCCCGACGCGCTTCCTAAAGGCGCACCGCTTGCGGACCTGCGCAAGCTGCCAAACGAAAGCCGCGAACGCGGCTTCTTCCGCGCGACACTCATCGCGGAGCCGGTGTCGCGCGAGGTGCTCCCAGGCCTTCCGACGACCTTCTGGCAATACAACCCGGCGAACGGCGATACGACCCACGGTCCGTTCACGGGTCCGCTGATTGACGTCCGCGAAGGCGATACCGTCGAGATCCGCTTCGTCAACCGCCTGCCGCAGCCGTCAACGATCCACTGGCATGGCCTGCCCGTTCCGCCCGATCAGGACGGCAACCCCGCCAACATGGTCGCACCGGGCGCCACGCATGTTTACCGGTTCACCTTGCCGGCGGGCAGCGCCGGGACGTACTGGTATCACCCGCATCCGCACATGATGTCGGCGGAACAGGTGTTTCGCGGGCTGGCCGGACCGATCATCGTGCGTGCCGCCGATGATCCGCTCGCTGGGTGGCCCGAACGCACGCTGTTCTTTTCCGATCTCAGGCTCGCCAGCGACGGCTCGATTCCGCCGAACGACCTGATGGACTGGATGAACGGTCGCGAAGGGCAGTTCGTGCTGGTGAATGGCGCGCTTCGGCCGCGAATCACCGTGGTGGAAGATGAGCGCTGGCGTCTCTGGAATGCTTGCAGTGCCCGCTATTTGAGATTCTCCTTGGGTGATAAGCAGCGCTTCGCTCAGGTCGGCACGGACGGCGGTCTGCTGGAAAAGCCGCGGGATGGGCTGACGGAACTCCTGCTCGCGCCCGGCGAGCGGGCGGAAGTGATCGTGCGGGCAGGTGACGCACCGTCTGAGGCGACGCTGACTGCTGAGGTCTACGATCGCCGCAAGATGGCGATGTCGCACGGCAGTCTGCCGCCCGACCCGGCGCGTGCGCTCGCCGCTGTCAACTACCAGCCGTTGGCCGGCGCCAGCGAACGTGCAATTCCTGCAACGCTCAGGACGATCATGTCGCTGGGTGCACCAGTCGCCCGGAAGTCGGTTGTTTTTTCCGAGTCGATGGACATGGCCGCCATGCACCGTCCCGGCGCATCCGCACGCGGGATGCCGGCCGGCATGAAGTTCATGATCAATGGCGCGACCTTCGATCCAGAACGCGTGACGCTCACTAGCCGCCGCAACGAAGTCGAGTTATGGTCGATCGAAAATCGCACCGACATGGATCATCCGTTCCATTTGCACGGCACGCAGTTTCAGGTGATAGAACGGGAGCGGGGCGGCGCAAAAATACCCGAGCCCTATCTCGCGTGGCGGGATACGGTCAATGTTCAGCCGGACGAAATCGTCCGCATTGCCACTGTGCAAAACACAGCGGGCGAGCGGATGTTCCATTGCCATATTCTGGAGCACGAGGATCTCGGCATGATGGGCACTCTAAAGGTGATCTGA